In the genome of Perca fluviatilis chromosome 4, GENO_Pfluv_1.0, whole genome shotgun sequence, one region contains:
- the LOC120556749 gene encoding sterile alpha motif domain-containing protein 3-like isoform X1, protein MALGHLSTEDLITELLRFGVEVTEEERSKFKDNEVDGEAVDYGLTERMVSYLFEGSFKKQAKFNRFVQQWKETVTLTLEPVPVHSEKATAESSHAIPSSAFPAVFIIPKFPRDVQTKLDQKPPCKIERSDHNKIIRTLYETMALIKMFPTNDDYVKVCKALILKYPFLKDKEGNGYHTWHMSLKRKFKYERVPLIDDEEVRRMKLKFGHHKKPLQHEENTSKRAKTSKVRASSLVRCISMCACFTHKQCGPMVSPLTQHGRK, encoded by the exons ATGGCGCTTGGACATTTATCCACGGAGGATTTAATCACGGAGTTACTTCGTTTTGGAGTAGAGGTCACTGAAGAGGAGAGAAGTAAATTCAAAG ATAATGAAGTTGACGGAGAAGCAGTGGACTATGGATTGACTGAGAGGATGGTTTCATACCTCTTTGAAGGATCATTTAAGAAGCAAGCCAAATTCAACCGATTTGTTCAGCAGTGGAAAGAAACTGTGACACTAACCCTTGAGCCTGTCCCGGTACATTCAGAGAAGGCTACAGCGGAATCAAG TCATGCCATCCCATCATCAGCCTTCCCAGCAGTTTTCATCATTCCTAAATTTCCCAGAGATGTTCAGACAAAGTTGGACCAAAAACCGCCATGCAAAATTGAGAGATCCGATCACAACAAAATCATAAGAACATTGTATGAAACCATGGCCCTGATCAAAAT GTTCCCGACCAATGATGACTATGTGAAAGTGTGCAAGGCCCTGATTTTGAAATACCCTTTCTTAAAGGACAAAGAAGGCAATGGTTAT CATACCTGGCACATGTCTCTCAAACGTAAGTTCAAATATGAGCGGGTGCCGCTGATAGATGATGAGGAGGTGAGAAGAATGAAACTGAAATTTGGTCATCACAAAAAGCCTTTGCAACACgaagaaaacacaagcaaacgAGCCAAGACATCAAAGGTCAGAGCATCTTCTTTGGTTCGCTGTATAtctatgtgtgcatgttttacacacaagcagtgtggcccaatggttagcccCTTAACCCAGCATGGTAGAAAATAG
- the LOC120556749 gene encoding sterile alpha motif domain-containing protein 3-like isoform X2, which translates to MVSYLFEGSFKKQAKFNRFVQQWKETVTLTLEPVPVHSEKATAESSHAIPSSAFPAVFIIPKFPRDVQTKLDQKPPCKIERSDHNKIIRTLYETMALIKMFPTNDDYVKVCKALILKYPFLKDKEGNGYHTWHMSLKRKFKYERVPLIDDEEVRRMKLKFGHHKKPLQHEENTSKRAKTSKVRASSLVRCISMCACFTHKQCGPMVSPLTQHGRK; encoded by the exons ATGGTTTCATACCTCTTTGAAGGATCATTTAAGAAGCAAGCCAAATTCAACCGATTTGTTCAGCAGTGGAAAGAAACTGTGACACTAACCCTTGAGCCTGTCCCGGTACATTCAGAGAAGGCTACAGCGGAATCAAG TCATGCCATCCCATCATCAGCCTTCCCAGCAGTTTTCATCATTCCTAAATTTCCCAGAGATGTTCAGACAAAGTTGGACCAAAAACCGCCATGCAAAATTGAGAGATCCGATCACAACAAAATCATAAGAACATTGTATGAAACCATGGCCCTGATCAAAAT GTTCCCGACCAATGATGACTATGTGAAAGTGTGCAAGGCCCTGATTTTGAAATACCCTTTCTTAAAGGACAAAGAAGGCAATGGTTAT CATACCTGGCACATGTCTCTCAAACGTAAGTTCAAATATGAGCGGGTGCCGCTGATAGATGATGAGGAGGTGAGAAGAATGAAACTGAAATTTGGTCATCACAAAAAGCCTTTGCAACACgaagaaaacacaagcaaacgAGCCAAGACATCAAAGGTCAGAGCATCTTCTTTGGTTCGCTGTATAtctatgtgtgcatgttttacacacaagcagtgtggcccaatggttagcccCTTAACCCAGCATGGTAGAAAATAG